Proteins from a genomic interval of Stenotrophomonas sp. WZN-1:
- a CDS encoding pseudouridine synthase: MSDTPRNKLSLKREATSEQFKLEERLHKVLAQAGLGSRRALEQRIAEGLVKVNGEIAQTGMSVKSGDKIELDGRGFVATALAEPSRVLVYNKPEGEVTTRDDPEGRPTVFESLPPLKGARWIAIGRLDINTTGLLLATTDGELANAMMHPSFEVEREYVVRVRAPEGEEKVSDAIVDRLTRGVALEDGPAKFDEIERIGGTDSHDWFRVVVKEGRNREVRRLWESQGCQVSRLKRTRYGKVSLPRELARGHSVELGTAQVEALRAQLKLEEGAPSALTLQPVIGQRRAAKTTVRVREGGRGNAYVNGHNTADEGRELRRFDNVREDRGRGRGGKGGGFKGGLTVSGEAAAKQSQKPFKQRAQKNDRSLPEGNPAAFRTWYVPDGVSTGPSGHRNAGPGARGPGARGPGAGGQGRPYGKPKGPGAGAGGGQGRGGFGGEGRGGAGSQGRPAGAGNRSQGQGNKHPYGHPGNAPSFPSDHATPGFNPYGSPKPAQGARPGGRGPGGGNRGPGGNRGPGGPGGNRGPGGPGGNRGPGGPRRSGPRGG; the protein is encoded by the coding sequence ATGAGTGACACCCCCCGTAACAAGCTCTCGCTGAAGCGCGAAGCCACCTCCGAACAGTTCAAGCTGGAAGAGCGCCTGCACAAGGTGCTGGCCCAGGCCGGCCTCGGCTCGCGCCGCGCGCTGGAACAGCGCATCGCCGAAGGCCTGGTCAAGGTCAACGGTGAAATCGCGCAGACCGGCATGTCGGTCAAGAGCGGCGACAAGATCGAACTGGATGGCCGTGGCTTCGTCGCCACCGCCCTGGCCGAGCCTTCGCGCGTGCTGGTCTACAACAAGCCGGAAGGCGAAGTAACCACCCGCGATGATCCGGAAGGCCGCCCAACCGTGTTCGAGTCGCTGCCGCCGCTGAAGGGCGCGCGCTGGATCGCCATCGGCCGCCTGGACATCAACACCACCGGCCTGCTGCTGGCCACCACCGACGGTGAGCTGGCCAACGCCATGATGCACCCGTCGTTCGAGGTCGAGCGCGAGTACGTGGTGCGCGTGCGTGCGCCGGAAGGCGAGGAAAAGGTCTCCGACGCCATCGTCGATCGCCTCACCCGTGGCGTCGCGCTGGAAGACGGCCCGGCCAAGTTCGATGAGATCGAACGCATCGGCGGCACCGATTCGCACGACTGGTTCCGCGTCGTGGTGAAGGAAGGCCGCAACCGCGAAGTGCGCCGCCTGTGGGAATCGCAGGGCTGCCAGGTCAGCCGCCTGAAGCGCACCCGCTATGGCAAGGTGAGCCTGCCGCGTGAACTGGCCCGTGGCCATTCGGTGGAACTGGGCACTGCACAGGTTGAAGCCCTGCGCGCGCAGCTGAAGCTGGAAGAAGGCGCACCGTCGGCACTGACCCTGCAGCCGGTGATCGGCCAGCGCCGCGCCGCCAAGACCACCGTGCGCGTGCGCGAAGGTGGCCGTGGCAACGCCTACGTCAACGGCCACAATACCGCTGACGAAGGCCGCGAGCTGCGTCGTTTCGACAACGTCCGCGAAGACCGCGGCCGTGGTCGCGGTGGCAAGGGTGGCGGCTTCAAGGGCGGCCTGACGGTCAGCGGTGAAGCGGCAGCCAAGCAGTCGCAGAAGCCGTTCAAGCAGCGCGCCCAGAAGAACGATCGTTCGCTGCCGGAAGGCAATCCGGCGGCGTTCCGCACCTGGTACGTGCCGGATGGCGTGAGCACCGGCCCGAGCGGCCATCGCAACGCCGGTCCGGGCGCACGCGGCCCCGGTGCCCGTGGTCCGGGTGCAGGCGGCCAGGGCCGTCCGTACGGCAAGCCGAAGGGTCCGGGCGCTGGCGCCGGTGGCGGCCAGGGCCGAGGCGGTTTCGGTGGTGAAGGCCGTGGCGGCGCAGGCAGCCAGGGTCGTCCGGCCGGTGCGGGCAACCGCTCGCAGGGCCAGGGCAACAAGCACCCGTACGGCCATCCGGGCAATGCCCCGAGCTTCCCGTCCGACCACGCCACGCCGGGCTTCAACCCGTATGGCAGCCCCAAGCCTGCACAGG